TGTTCTTATTGAAACTGCCACTCATCCAATAATACAACAATACATACACTTCTTTCAAGACCGAATTGAACCTTTTATTTGGCAAAACACTCTACCATTGAAGTTCAGACAGCATCGAGCTCTGTGATCATTCCAGCACATCACAAGACTTTGGCCCAGACACAGTGACAGATGAGGACTGCTGTGTGGTTGGGTGTGATTGTCTTTTACTCTGTGCAGAACCACGTCACTGCACGTCACTGAATACACCCACATAAATACACATGTTGAGGCAAATATGACTGTATATTAATCAAATattttgtgttagtgtgtgtgtgtgtgtgtgtgtgtgtgcggagcTGTGGTTAGTGATCAGAGATGGAGTGTGATGCTGGAAGTCTGGCAGGTCCTGTAtgcataaaaagtctcagaataGGCTTAGTGATCCACCATCTGATGATCACTGCAGCACAATTTCACACTTCAATACTATCACAAACCTGTGATTTTAACATTACATTGTAAAAACGTTGGATACTTTAACCAAATGTGATGTCAACTTGGAAagttcagagaaaaaaaaaagcaacaacagcagcatatGACAAGACAGAGAGGTGACTGTAAATGTGCACATACAGATTGGTCAAAAAGAGGACGAAAAATATGTGAATCATTTGGTATGTCCTTCCCAGTCAGCAGGTGAACTGAACACTGATGGGCACCTTTACTGTGTGGGGAgggcacaacaacaacaaaaaaacaatgttttgagATTTGAAGCACTTTACATTTTTCCCAATTTGGCTTTGGTGGGAAAAAAACCACTCAAAAACTCCACCTTATTTTCAGATAGACAGAGGACTATTACACAGTACTGTGCTTGGTAATAGATGACTTCTTCACTGgctatttctgtttttctctgctCTAGGGGGCCTACATGCTTACTTTACTGTGAAAATGTCTATCATTTCTTACAGCCACTCTAATGATCTAATGAATAACTGTTGCAGataaaggttgaaaaaaaatacCACTATTACTTATCCCCTTCGCAATAAAACACCAGGCTGTTGTATGAGCTTTTATCATGATGGTACGGAATGTTAAATGGTTAATTATTAACCTAAGTAttgtattaaagtgctcatattatgttttttggctttttccctgtcctttattatgttatatatctttttttgtgcatacagcCCAAAGTCCACTCCAAAGGGACtaaccatctccaacagaaaacactgttgacgaactgctccaaacagctctgttgtagtccagcctttacttcagagacaaacctgcgtcactttgtaacacaggttatgatgctcgcctagctgctagcatggcacgccctcatactctgcttctgactggctagtagtccttacctagctattgCGCATGTGCggctcccaacaaagatggctcTCTAGCTACAACAGAGAGCTCAACTGAAAGGGTGAaatgaggagctgcagcaatgtgcagtacaacaaaaatatggtgttttttgaaaattaaaccatgtaaacctattctgatataacctctaaacacaattatgaacctgaaaatgagcataatatgagcactttaaagtcaaAATTCTTAGATCATAACAACACAAATAACAGtaagcttcttctttttctgctgTTATGAAAGATTGTATGCATACAGTACAGGAGCAGGCTGTAAGGGGGGAAACAGTGGAGTTTAGAATTTGGCAGCTTGCTGGGAGCTTCAGTCGTTGATGAGAGCCAGGATCATGCTGGAAAAATAGGTGGGAAAGATAGGTGTTAATACAGAACTGTCTGTGTACAGCCACAACTATTATACGGGCTGTAAGCTGATTGCTGTCTCTGTAGATGGGGTTGCTCTcacctatacaaataaatgaagAAGCAGAGCAGGTGGTAACCCAGTTTAATCATGGCCTCCTTCATGTGGGACTTGAGCTGACCTCGGTTGTGGATCTCAGTGGGGTCAAACACGCCCATGTTTCCCATCGGAACCTTTACATACCTGCAGGGACAACAGGGACAAGAAGACAGTAAACCGACGAGCCTGACTGCACCACAGCTGGTCAGAAAGGCCGCGTTCATAGTAGATCAGCCAGTCCTGCAATTCACCATCGGGTTGTGGACAGCAGATCAGAGGCCACGGTGGAGAGACAGTGAACCAGGTGAAGTGAAGGTAACGTTTTACTGGAGTTGTCGTCAACTCGTCAACTTTTATACAACCACAGCGCGCTTGTTAAGCAAAACTGTTATGAATAAGCGAAAACAAAAACTGTCTGTATGTAgcctaactgtttatcttaattTGCCACAAATCTTAAAAGTTTggcaaattcttgtaaacttaaaggggaacttcaccgattagcattaagctttgtatcagtagaaacccggtagtatttttgaatgacttgaatgcttccctccctcatgtccccctgataCGAGAGATagctgtattgtgtgtctggaaaaaaaaactctgatgaTGCAAAAATTGTCATTTTGCATCATCGGAGACTtatgggggaccataggcaggctagacacttcgctgcaacataaacaaatatatttattcacctctattcacacacaatgaggcatattttcagttgtgattgaactgtatttttgaggaacttTAGGGCATGTAACATCTACAACAGCTATCAGTATCAGGGAAGAAGAACTGATACTGATGTATGTGTTCCTCATTCTCTCTAAACTTCATTAAGTAATGtctatgttatttattttactgaCATTTTAGATCCATTTCCAGTGAGATATTAATAAGTGTATATGTGACTTGGCTGTTGTAAACTTTACTGTTGCTGCTCTAGAAACAATATTtagttatatttaaatataaatcaaTTCTAATCCTGTTCTAAAATTAAAAGAATCGGAACAATACCCAATACCTACCTACATCTGGTT
The DNA window shown above is from Perca fluviatilis chromosome 7, GENO_Pfluv_1.0, whole genome shotgun sequence and carries:
- the cnih4 gene encoding protein cornichon homolog 4 isoform X2, with translation MVGQCLSTMLMLVSMHWFIFLLNLPVAAWNIYRYVKVPMGNMGVFDPTEIHNRGQLKSHMKEAMIKLGYHLLCFFIYLYSMILALIND